The genome window CCGTGGAGCCGGGGCGGCGCACCCTTTCCGCCGTACACATCACGAGGAGCCGCCTGATGTCCGATTTCGTACCCGGGCTCGAGGGAGTCGTCGCGTTCGAGACGGAGATCGCCGAGCCGGACAAGGAGGGCGGTGCCCTGCGGTACCGGGGCGTCGACATCGAGGACCTGGTCGGCCATGTCTCGTTCGGGAACGTGTGGGGGCTGCTCGTGGACGGCGCCTTCAACCCCGGACTGCCGCCCGCCGAGCCGTTCCCGATCCCGGTGCACTCCGGCGACATCCGCGTGGACGTGCAGTCCGCGCTGGCCATGCTCGCCCCGGTGTGGGGCCTGAAACCGCTGCTGGACATCGACGTCGAACAGGCCCGCGACGACCTGGCCCGGGCCGCCGTCATGGCGCTGTCGTACGTCGCCCAGTCGGCGCGCGGCCAGGGTCTTCCGATGGTGCCGCAGCGGGAGATCGACAAGGCGCGGTCCGTCGTGGAGCGGTTCATGATCCGCTGGCGGGGCGAGCCGGACCCGAAGCACGTCGCGGCCGTCGACGCCTACTGGACGTCGGCTGCCGAGCACGGCATGAACGCCTCCACCTTCACCGCGCGGGTGATCGCCTCCACGGGCGCGGACGTGGCCGCGGCGCTGTCGGGGGCCGTGGGTGCCATGTCGGGGCCGCTGCACGGCGGTGCGCCCTCCCGGGTCCTCGGCATGATCGAGGAGATCGAGCGCACCGGGGACGCGGAGGCGTACGTGAAGCAGGCCCTGGACCGGGGCGAGCGGCTGATGGGCTTCGGCCACCGGGTGTACCGGGCCGAGGACCCGCGGGCGCGCGTGCTGCGCCGTACCGCCCGTGAGCTGGGCGCGCCGCGTTTCGAGATCGCGGAGGCGCTGGAGAAGGCGGCTCTGGAGGAGCTGCACAACCGCCGTCCGGACCGTGTCCTCGCCACGAACGTGGAGTTCTGGGCGGCGATCGTGCTGGACTTCGCCGAGGTGCCGGCGCACATGTTCACGTCGATGTTCACGTGTGCCCGTACGGCCGGCTGGTCGGCGCACATCCTGGAGCAGAAGCGCACGGGCCGCCTGGTGCGTCCGTCGGCCCGCTATGTGGGTCCGGGGTCGCGCAGCCCGCAGGAGATCGAGGGGTACGCGGACATCGCGCACTGACGGCGAGCGGCCCGGAACCTCCCGCGCTGACGGCGAGCGGCCCGGAACCTCCCGCACTGACGACGGCGCGGCCCGCGACCTCCCGCACTGACGACGGCGCGGCCCGGAACCTCCCGCACTGACGACGGCGCGGCCCGGAACCTCCCGCACTGACGACGGCGCGGCCTGGGCTGTCCTCAGCCCAGCGTCTCCTCCAGCAGCGCCGCCCACTGCGCCACCACCCGTTCGCGGCGGGCGGCGTCGTCGGTGAGGAGGTTCGCGAGGCCCAGGCCGCGGGCCATGTCCAGCAGGCCCTGGACCGTTTCACGGACGCCCGGCCTCCGCTCGTCGGCGCGGAGCAGGTCGACGGCGATGCGGTGGGTCTCGCGGCCGACGCGGGCCTCCAGCTCGGTCACACGGGGGCGCAGCTGCTCCTCGTTCGAGGCGGCGACCCACAGGTGCAGGGCCGCCCGGAACAGCGGCCCGGTGTAGAGGTCGACGAGGGCCGCGACCACCGCTCGGCGGTCGGCGGCCCCGTGCGGGAACAGGGCCCTCAGCGCGGTGGAGCGCTCCTCGGCGACGTACTCGACGGCCGCCGTGAACAGGTCCTCCCGGGTCGGGAAGTGGTGCTGGGCGGCGCCCCGGGAGACGCCGGCGCGTTCGGCGACGACCAGGACGGTGGAGCCGGCCCACCCGTGGTCGGCGAGGCATGCCACGGCGGCCTGGAGGAGCCGTTGCCGGGTGGCCCGGCTGCGGTCCTGCTTGGGCACGCGCTCGCGTTCGACTGTGTTCACACCACCCATTGGGGGTCCCGTCGTTCCAGGAAGGCCGTCATTCCCTCGCGGGCCTGCGGGGAGGAGAACAGCCGGGCCGAGAGCGCGGTCAGGTCGGCCGCGTCCCGGTCGAAGGTCTGCAGCACAGTAGCGGTGAGGAGTCGTTTGGTCTCCGCCAGGGCCTGGGGTGCGGCCCGCCGCAGTCCGTCGAGCATGGGTTCGAGCACTTGGTCGACGTCGTCGCCGGCGGCGGTGAGCAGGCCGGTGCGTACGGCTTCGGGGGCGTCGAAGCGTTCGCCGGTGAGGTAGTGGCGGGTGAGGGCGCGGGGGTCGGTACGCGGCAGCAGGGGCAGGGAGATCACGGCGGGGGCGACCCCGATGCGCACCTCGGTGAAGGCGAAGGTCGCCGCGGTGGACGCGGCGGCGATGTCGCAGGCGCCCAGCAGGCCGAGGCCGCCCGCCCGTACGTGCCCGGTCACCCGGGCGACGACGGGTCGGGACAGCTCGACGATCTGCCGCAGCAGCCCGACCAGGGCCTCCGGGGGCGGTGGGTCGCGCAGGTCGGCGCCCGCGCAGAAGGTGGTGCCGGTGTGGGTGAGGACGACGGCGCGTACGTCGCGGTCCTTGCCGCAGGCGGTGAGCGCGTCGGCCAGGCCGCCGACGAGTGCGGCCGACAGGGCGTTGCGGTTGCCGGGCGAGTCGAGGGTGAGGGTGCTGATGCCGCGGTCGTGGGCGGTGCGGACGAGGTCGGTCATATCCGCTCCCTGAGCTGCCGGCGGAGGATCTTCCCGGAGGCGGCACGGGGCACGCCGTCGATGAAGGTGACGTTGCGGACGCGTTTGTAGGGGGCGACGCGTTCGGCGACGTACATCATGACCTCGCCCTCTGAGAGGTCGTCAGCGCCCGCCCGGCGGACGACGAAGGCGTGGGGGACCTCGTTGTGGTCGTCGTTGTAGACGCCGATGACGGCGGCGTCCGCGATGCGGGGGTGGGTGAGGAGGAGGGCTTCGAGTTCGGCGGGGGCCACCTGGAAGCCCTTGTACTTGATGAGTTCCTTCACGCGGTCGACGACGAACAGCCAGCCGTCGGCGTCGACGTACCCGACGTCCCCGGTGTGCAGCCAGCCGTCGCGGTCGATCATCGCGTCGGTGGCTTCGGGCCGCCCCAGGTAGCCCTTCATCACCTGGGGGCCGCGGAAGGCGATCTCGCCGGCCTCGCCGACGCCGAGGTCCTTGTCGGGGTCGTCGAGGGACAGGACGCGCATCTCGGTGCCGGGGACCAGTTTGCCGACGGTGCCGGGGGGCGCGTCGCGGGCGTCGAGGGGGACGACGTGGGTGCACGGGGACAGTTCCGTCATGCCGTACCCCTGGCCGATGGGCGGCAGGCCGAGGCGCTCGGCGCAGGCCACGGCGAGCTTGGCGTCCAGGGGCGCCGCGGCGCTGATGATGTACTTCAGCGACGACAGGTCGTACTGGGCGACGACCGGGTGCTTGGCGAGGGCGAGCACGATCGGCGGGGCCACGTACAGGCCGGTGATGCGATGGTCCTGGATGGCCGCGAGGAAGGAGTCCAGGTCGAAGCGGGGCAGCACGACGACGGTGGCGCCCTGCCGCAGGGGGGCGTTCATGAGAGCCGTCATGCCGTAGATGTGGAAGAAGGGCAGCACGGCGAGGATGCGCTCGCCGGGCCCCGTGCCTATGAGAGGCCGGATCTGGGCGAGGTTGGTGGCGAT of Streptomyces cynarae contains these proteins:
- a CDS encoding enoyl-CoA hydratase family protein → MTDLVRTAHDRGISTLTLDSPGNRNALSAALVGGLADALTACGKDRDVRAVVLTHTGTTFCAGADLRDPPPPEALVGLLRQIVELSRPVVARVTGHVRAGGLGLLGACDIAAASTAATFAFTEVRIGVAPAVISLPLLPRTDPRALTRHYLTGERFDAPEAVRTGLLTAAGDDVDQVLEPMLDGLRRAAPQALAETKRLLTATVLQTFDRDAADLTALSARLFSSPQAREGMTAFLERRDPQWVV
- a CDS encoding TetR/AcrR family transcriptional regulator; amino-acid sequence: MGGVNTVERERVPKQDRSRATRQRLLQAAVACLADHGWAGSTVLVVAERAGVSRGAAQHHFPTREDLFTAAVEYVAEERSTALRALFPHGAADRRAVVAALVDLYTGPLFRAALHLWVAASNEEQLRPRVTELEARVGRETHRIAVDLLRADERRPGVRETVQGLLDMARGLGLANLLTDDAARRERVVAQWAALLEETLG
- a CDS encoding 4-coumarate--CoA ligase family protein; this encodes MFRSEYADVPPVELPIHDAVLGRAAEFGELPALIDGTDGTTLTYEQLDRFHRRIAAALAEAGVRKGDVLALHSPNTIAFPLAFYAATRAGASVTTVHPQATAEEFAKQLRDSAARWIITVSPLLQTARRAAELSGGVEEILVCDSAPGHRSLIDMLASAAPEPQVVIDPVQDIAALPYSSGTTGIPKGVMLTHRQIATNLAQIRPLIGTGPGERILAVLPFFHIYGMTALMNAPLRQGATVVVLPRFDLDSFLAAIQDHRITGLYVAPPIVLALAKHPVVAQYDLSSLKYIISAAAPLDAKLAVACAERLGLPPIGQGYGMTELSPCTHVVPLDARDAPPGTVGKLVPGTEMRVLSLDDPDKDLGVGEAGEIAFRGPQVMKGYLGRPEATDAMIDRDGWLHTGDVGYVDADGWLFVVDRVKELIKYKGFQVAPAELEALLLTHPRIADAAVIGVYNDDHNEVPHAFVVRRAGADDLSEGEVMMYVAERVAPYKRVRNVTFIDGVPRAASGKILRRQLRERI
- a CDS encoding citrate synthase 2 encodes the protein MSDFVPGLEGVVAFETEIAEPDKEGGALRYRGVDIEDLVGHVSFGNVWGLLVDGAFNPGLPPAEPFPIPVHSGDIRVDVQSALAMLAPVWGLKPLLDIDVEQARDDLARAAVMALSYVAQSARGQGLPMVPQREIDKARSVVERFMIRWRGEPDPKHVAAVDAYWTSAAEHGMNASTFTARVIASTGADVAAALSGAVGAMSGPLHGGAPSRVLGMIEEIERTGDAEAYVKQALDRGERLMGFGHRVYRAEDPRARVLRRTARELGAPRFEIAEALEKAALEELHNRRPDRVLATNVEFWAAIVLDFAEVPAHMFTSMFTCARTAGWSAHILEQKRTGRLVRPSARYVGPGSRSPQEIEGYADIAH